The following is a genomic window from Mustela lutreola isolate mMusLut2 chromosome 5, mMusLut2.pri, whole genome shotgun sequence.
TCGAGCTACGTGTCGGTGCACGCGGAGAGCGGCAAGGTGTACGCGCTGCAGCCGCTGGACCACGAGGAGCTGGAGCTGCTGCAGTTCCAAGTGAGCGCGCGCGACGCGGGCGTGCCTCCGCTGGGCAGCAACGTGACGCTGCAGGTGTTCGTGCTGGACGAGAACGACAACGCTCCGGCGCTGCTGCCGCGGcccggcgcgggcggcgggggcggcgcgcTGAGCGAGCTGGTGTCGCGGTCGGTGGGCGCGGGCCACGTGGTGGCGAAGGTGCGCGCGGTGGACGCGGATTCCGGCTACAACGCGTGGCTGTCGTTCGAGCTGCAGCCGGCGGCGGGGGGCGCGCGCAGCCCGTTCCGCGTGGCGCTGTACACTGGCGAGATCAGCACGACGCGCCCCCTGGACGAGGCGGACCCGCCGCGCCAGCGCCTGCTGGTGCTGGTCAAGGACCACGGCGAGCCGGCACTGACGACCACGGCCACCGTGCTGCTGTCGCTGGTGGAGAGCGGCCAGGCGCCAAAGGCGTCGTCGCGGGTGTTGGCGGGCGCCGCTGGCGCCGAGACGGCGCTGGTGGACGTCAACGTGTACCTGATCGTCGCCATCTGCGCGGTGTCCAGCCTGCTGGTGCTCACGCTGCTGCTGTACACGGCGCTGCGGTGCTCGGCTCCGCCCAGGGAGGGCGCGTGCGGGCCTGGGAAGCCCACGCTCGTGTGCTCCAGCGCGGTGGGGAGCTGGTCGTACTCGCAGCAGAGGCGGCAGAGGGTGTGCTCTGGGGAGGGCGCTCCCAAGACCGACCTCATGGCCTTCAGCCCCAGCCTACCTCAAGTTCCAGGCTCCGCAGAAGAAAGACAACAACCCTCCGAATCAGAACACTTAGGAAAGGTGAGTCTTTCCCCTGGATTCCAGAATTGctctatttcctttatttatgatTCTTATTATTTTGATTCATAGctttgtccttattttttttatcattatccTGTTGTGCAATATATGGCTTGAGAGGTTAATTTCTTCAttgaaaacaatttatttaaatgttttttttcacattttgtttttttcataattgAATCTGTTCGTGAATAATTGGACTTTGAAGGACTGAAAAACAATTCAGCTACTTTTGAAAACTTATTTCCTGTAAATacttttctcaaaattaaaaaaaaatcataattggaaaaattttaaagagaatgaatatataaaatgcatatttccAATTTACCTCAACCATCCATGCTGTTAGAATATGAATAGCTGTATGTTATTTAGAATAGGTGTATATTATTTAGCTGGAcattttctgaattaattttttgatCAGTAATTCATTTGTCTTTATCTGTTTGTGCAACAGGTAATAAgttaggttttcttttccttgcttttgaAAGCAGCCTGAATGGATCTTTTAATGCCAGGACTTCTGAAATTACCTATCATAGATCATTAGAATACATGACATCACTTAGGAATAACTGCTAATAATAAATATGTCTTTCAGTAGTAAAATAACCTGTTATTTGGGATAAAAATTTCACACTTGCAAAATCCATAGAGTTTTAAGGCACAATAGAGAGTTCATTGAGAATAGAATACCttctctggagcacctgggtgcctcagtgggttaatcatGATCTGTGGCTCTATCTGTTGGGTGCctgactcaatttcagctcaggtcatgatctcggggtagtGGGATCCAGCCCAGTGAAGGGTTCTGCAATCAGTGAGAAATCTGCTTGACCCTCTCGCTTTGCtcttcctaccccacccccagcaggcactcactctctctctctctcaaataaacaaacaaacaaataaaatctttagaaaaaaagaaaagaattctctttcagttttgttaaatatatatatatatatatatatttttttttttttttttgagagagagagagagtatgtgcagctgagtggggaggggcagaggtaaagaaagggagaatcttttaaaaaaaagatttaggggcgcctgggtggctcagtgggttaaagcctctgccttggctcaggtcctgatctcagggtcctgggatggagccccacatttggctctctgctcagcagagagtctgcttccctctctctctctgcctgcctctctgcctacttgtgatctctctctctgtgtcaaataaataaataaaatctttaaaaaaataaaagattatttatttatttgtctgagagagagagaatgagagcgagagcatgagaagggacaggtcagagggaaaaacagactccctgccaagcaggaagcctgatgtgggacttgatgtgggacttgatcctggaactccaggttCATGACTCaagcctaaggcagttgcttaaccagctgagccacccaggtgcccaaaagagagagagagagagaatcttaagagggCTCTATACCCAGCGCAGAGCCCCGTGAGGGGCTAGATCTtaacaatcctgagatcatgacttgagctgaaattaggagttggacattcaacagacagagtcatccaggcacactaaaatattttaacattaaaaaaatcttaacatttaaaaaattacattgtgGCGTGGCCAGGTGGTgggacttttttcccccccaaaagtgGTGAGTACTCGTTGTTATGCTAGTGGGTTGCTCAGTCATCCTTCCCAGTATCTGTATCATTAGGTTAATGTATGCAGGCCTCCCACTGTGTAGAGAATAACTACCTGCCTCTGGCACCATACTCTATGCCTGGGATAACATTTTCCACAAGTGTGAGATCACTCACTTTCTCCTGGCAGCATCCATATAACTAAGGAAGTTGGAGTTTTCCCAAAAGGTGAAGACTGATATTGATAGACTACATTTTAATTGGAAACTCCTGTGTTGTGTCATTAAAATGTAAACTTGACAAGTAAATGTTACACttggaaaagaattttgaaacttcaaaagaaaatgtcttaGACAGTGAAATGATAGTCTAAAACTGTCTTCTATTTTGTTCTTAGTTATTTGCTGTTTTTTCCCTGTATGTATGTGAGTGGGTATTGAAGTGTAGAAATTGAATTGTAGAAATAACTTCCACTAAGTGATCTGGCCTTAGCCATTCAAAAGATAGGCCATATATTCATTTTCATCTGAGATCTGCTTTTAAAGGATTTGATAAGTTAGGTGGGGAATTCTTTAAAGGACAATCCATTTCTACAGAAAACTTCTTAGCTCCTAAACAGTTAATAAGTCTCAAAGTTTAGGGAATCAGAAAAGTTTATCTGAGGCTGGGAATCAGAAAAGTTTATCTGAGGCTAAACAGGGGGAAAAGTGACTTGGGCAAATAAGTAAGAAGCTCTTTCTTGGGAGGAGTCATCCTACCTACAGTGTCATAGCTACTCACCACCTTTGAAGCTTGTATGCAGAAAACATAAATGATCACTGAACTCTGTACTACTAGAAGTTTGGTCTCTATGTTTGTAGTACAGGTAAATGGTAAGCTGTTAGAACTATATCCAAGTATACTCAGATCTCCAAGAGTCACAATTTGTCACTTAAATTCTTATTGGTTTCTTATTccttatttatacttttaaagtaAGTTATCTAGGGAGATATCTAAGTGAGAGTAGATTTTATTCACTGATACTTTATCTACATAGTGACTCAGTCTTCTAAACTCATGTGTCCTTTAGTATTACTTTCATTGCCTAATAATCATTATGGAGTCTACTCTATCATAAATTGCCTGTGTCATTCTACTTTGCAATTAGTGTACTCTCAAATGTCATGAAATGTATAATATTATAAGAAGTTGTCAGAGATATTCCATTAATATGGAGTCCATGatgtctttaaatttatttttattttttaaaagattttatttatttatcagagagagagagcacaagcagagggagaaacaggctcccagccgagcaaggagccagatgcgggacttgatcccaggaatctgggatcaaaacctcagccaaaggcagacacttaactgactgagccacccaggtgtcccatggagtccatgatgttttaaaattttaattctgtatCTCATTTTAAAACTAGATATTTCTTTTCAAGATTCTTCAAGGCACTAACTGGCATACAGGTTTCTATAATTATTACCTTGATTCATGCTTTtccaaaataattcttaaatgtttactTAGTTCTTCTTCATGAACTAGTACAATAGAATCAATTAGAAATTATATgtttgatattaaaaaatattattaatgtaACTTACCTCTTATGTTACTTGAGAAAgtttaaaatactcatttatcagggtgcctgggtggcttagtgggttaagccgctgccttcggctcaggtcatgatcccagggtcctgggatcaagccctgcatccctctcatcgggctctctgctcagcggggagcctgcttcctcccctctctctctgcctgcctctctgtctgcttgtgatctctgtctgtcaaataaataaataaaatcttaaaaaaatactcatttatcCATTTAAATGCTAATTGATGACTTATTCTATTCTAAATATGAATGATAAAATGCAAGTAAGTTGCAATCCCGGCATGCTTTCATTCAGTGCATGGGGGAAAAAATTGGTATGAAAACTTATCTCCTAATATTTAAATCgtatatttggttttatttcaagAAGCTCCGACTATAAGCAAAACTTTGGACATCCTCTTACCTCTCTACGTTCAACTTCTGCCCATGAATTTTCTCTGGTTAACTTTCAAATATTCGGCAAACTTAGGCTGCTTGCTGAATTCACAGAGATCTTTAGAATATTACATTGCCTCATCTTTCAGATATTGAATGGTGAATTATGTTCCAGTGTTATTTTTCTCTACTGATCCATTAAGTTACCAATACTTCCCAATgacaactttttaagaaactgggaTCCAGAAATTCATCTGGAGTGGAGatcattaaaaacataattatttcatACAGTGAATATTTTAGGATAAGCAGGTAAGTTGAAATGTATAAATgatgaggaaatttaaaaaacaaatatagtcTGACTTGGTGTCATGaatgtaacaaatatttaaatcacACGGTATTGTCATATAGTAAACCAAAGTTATAAAAGAACTGCACTGTAAAAAATTAACCTTTGGCATccttataaaataacatttaagacAGACAGCAAGGGTATAATCACTTGATAAAGGATACAAGAGTCCTTTAtccataataaataagtaaataaatttggTAAATTAATAATTGCCATAATAATGTAGAAGtgaacatttatgtatatatggatatgtatatacacatacattttgttgttgttatgatccacacccaatgtagggcttgaactcataccctgagattaagagtcacatgctacaccaactgagccagccaggcatccctatataCACATAATTTCAGTGTCTTAATGTTTTGGTGGGCACGAGTATCAAAGgcctgaattttttaaatcatctttcaggaattcttttttttttttaaagattttatttatttatttgacagacagagatcacaagtaggcagagaggcaggcagagagagagagagagagggaagcaggcttcctgcggagcagagagcccgatgtggggctcgatcccaggaccctgagatcatgacctgagccgaaggcagcagcccaaaccactgagccacccaggtgccccaggaattctttttttaaaaaaaagattttatttatttatttgagagagagagaaagcaagagacagagcacgagcagggggaggggcagagggagaagcagactccctgctgagcagcgactGGAACCTACGACCCTAACCCGGAATCACACCTGTGCAAAAGGcacacgcttaaccaactgaatcacccaggtggccctaatttttccataaaatgtAGACTTTCGGCCAACTGGTAAAAGTTAGGGTCTTGAATCAGATTGAGATCCCACCCTAATATTactagttaatatttttaagttactaaCCGGtatgtgttttcactttcttgtttGTAAAAAGTAATTGTATCAATACCTGTCTTGGAGAGTTGTTGTGAGAATTTAATggaattaaaaaggaatttaatgggcggtgcttgggtggctcagtgggttgaggcagcttcgactcaggtcatgatctcagggtcctggaatcgagccccacactgggctccctgctcgacggaagcctgcttccccctctctctgcctgcttctctgcatacttgtgatctctcttactgtcaaaaaaaaaaacttaaaaaaagaagaatttaatcGGATAACCCCATTAGAACACCATGCTTGTCACATGGGGGAATATTTCACTACTGTTATAATGTTAATCATTCTACTGTATTTTACTATGTCATGGATTGGAATATTTGCAAGTGATGAATTAGTATGAAAGCTGTAaggatgtatttttataaatataaagaatttgacAAGTGCTCGAAGAGAATTACAACTAAAgtagaaattttggaaaagatGAGACAAGTTACGGAGAAGGTTAAGtacatttatttaatacttacCCATTTAGCCACATGATGTCGCTGTCCACCACAAGGTATTTCACCACAAAAGAAATGCCGCATGCGTTGTGTACTCTGGTGCTGCTTTTCCTCACCATCTCTGAAATACGGGCATGGtaaggctattaaaaaaaaaaaaaaatgaggaactcAAATTCTTTTCTGAAGTTTGGATCGAGGCAAGAACGACGCAATATTTGGGAAAGGCTTGCAACGGTGTTTTCATGGAGAGAAGAAGGTTCAGGAGCCCGGCAATTACTGCTTTCGCTTCTGCTCCTTACAATCTGGGAGACTGGGAGCGGCCAGGTTCATTACTCAGTCCTGGAGGAGGCCAAACACGGCACCTTCGTGGGCCGCATCGCCCAGGATTTGGGGCTGGAGCTGGCGGAGCTGGTGCCACGCCTGTTCCGGGTGGCGTCCAAAGGCCACGGGGACCTTCTGGAGGTAAATCTACAGAATGGCATTTTGTTTGTGAATTCTCGGATCGATCGGGAGGAGCTGTGCGGGCGGAGTCTGGAGTGTAGCATCCACCTGGAGGTGATCGTGGACAGGCCGCTGCAGGTTTTCCATGTGGAGGTAGAAGTGAAGGACATTAACGACAACCAGCCGGTTTTTCCAACGGccgtaaaaaaattatttatttacgaATCCCGGCTGCCTGGTTCTCGGATTCCGCTAGAGGGCGCATCAGATGCAGATATTGGAGCCAATTCTCTGTTGACCTACAGTCTAAACTCTAATGATTATTTTACCTTGGATATTAAAAGAAATGATGCGAATATTAAATCCCTTGGACTCGTgttgaaaaaagttttaaatcgCGAGGACACTCCTGAACATCACTTACTAATAACGGCAGTTGATGGTGGGAAACCAGAGCTCACTGGCACTACTCAAGTGAAGATCACCATTCTAGATGTAAATGACAACGCTCCAGAGTTTGAGAGGTCTGTCTACAAAGTCAGTTTATTCGAAAATGCACCAAACGGTACCCTAGCAGTGATTGTTAACGCCTCTGATTTGGATGAAGGAGTAAATAAGgacattgtatattctttcaatACAGACATGTCAGCAGATACTCTTTCAAAATTCCACTTAGACCCAGTTAGTGGATACATCAGTGTAAAAGGTAATATAGATTTCGAGGACACTAAGTTATATGAAATCCAGGTAGACGCGACAGATAAAGGAAATCCCCCAATGGCAGGTCACTGCACGGTTCTGGTGGAAATTTTGGACGTCAATGATAATGTACCTGAGTTGGTTATCAAATCACTGTCATTACCCGTATTAGAAGATACTCCCCTCGGCACGGTCCTTGCCTTAATAAGTGTGTCTGACCGTGACTCTGGTGCCAACGGGCAGTTGACCTGCACCCTGTCACCCCATGTTCCTTTCAAGCTGGTGTCCACCTTCAAGAACTACTATTCGCTGGTGCTGGACAGCGCCTTGGACCGCGAGAGCGTGTCCAACTATGAGCTGGTGGTAACAGCACGGGACGGGGGATCGCCTCCGCTCTCCGCCAGGGCCAGCATGTCCGTGGAAGTGGCGGACGTGAACGACAACGCGCCGGCGTTCGCGCAGCCCGAGTACACGGTGTTCGTGAAGGAGAACAACCCGCCCGGCTGCCACATCTTCACGGTGTCGGCGCGGGACGCGGACGCGCAGGAGAACGCGCGGGTGTCCTACTCGCTGGTGGAGCGGCGCGTGGGCGAGCGCGCACTGTCGAGCTACGTGTCGGTGCACGCGGAGAGCGGCAAGGTGTACGCGCTGCAGCCGCTGGACCACGAGGAGCTGGAGCTGCTGCAGTTCCAAGTGAGCGCGCGCGACGCGGGCGTGCCTCCGCTGGGCAGCAACGTGACGCTGCAGGTGTTCGTGCTGGACGAGAACGACAACGCGCCGGCGCTGCTGCCGCGGcccggcgcgggcggcgggggcggcgcgcTGAGCGAGCTGGTGTCGCGGTCGGTGGGCGCGGGCCACGTGGTGGCGAAGGTGCGCGCGGTGGACGCGGATTCC
Proteins encoded in this region:
- the LOC131832159 gene encoding LOW QUALITY PROTEIN: protocadherin alpha-3-like (The sequence of the model RefSeq protein was modified relative to this genomic sequence to represent the inferred CDS: deleted 1 base in 1 codon); the protein is MRNSNSFLKFGSRQERRNIWERLATVFSWREEGSGARQLLLSLLLLTIWETGSGQVHYSVLEEAKHGTFVGRIAQDLGLELAELVPRLFRVASKGHGDLLEVNLQNGILFVNSRIDREELCGRSLECSIHLEVIVDRPLQVFHVEVEVKDINDNQPVFPTAVKKLFIYESRLPGSRIPLEGASDADIGANSLLTYSLNSNDYFTLDIKRNDANIKSLGLVLKKVLNREDTPEHHLLITAVDGGKPELTGTTQVKITILDVNDNAPEFERSVYKVSLFENAPNGTLAVIVNASDLDEGVNKDIVYSFNTDMSADTLSKFHLDPVSGYISVKGNIDFEDTKLYEIQVDATDKGNPPMAGHCTVLVEILDVNDNVPELVIKSLSLPVLEDTPLGTVLALISVSDRDSGANGQLTCTLSPHVPFKLVSTFKNYYSLVLDSALDRESVSNYELVVTARDGGSPPLSARASMSVEVADVNDNAPAFAQPEYTVFVKENNPPGCHIFTVSARDADAQENARVSYSLVERRVGERALSSYVSVHAESGKVYALQPLDHEELELLQFQVSARDAGVPPLGSNVTLQVFVLDENDNAPALLPRPGAGGGGGALSELVSRSVGAGHVVAKVRAVDADSGYNAWLSFELQPAAGGARSPFRVALYTGEISTTRPLDEADPPRQRLLVLVKDHGEPALTATATVLLSLVESGQAPKASSRVLAGAAGAETALVDVNVYLIVAICAVSSLLVLTLLLYTALRCSAPPREGACGPGKPTLVCSSAVGSWSYSQQRRQRCALGRALPRPTSWPSVPAFHLVPLAGIEKSS